The Acidobacteriaceae bacterium nucleotide sequence TTGTTGATAGTGCGGGATGGCACGGCTGAAGCCGTGACCTTCGGTTTGTGGCCCAGGGCCTCAGGAGCTGAGGCCTCTGTGTCGTTTATGCATGGGGACTAGAAGAAGGCGATATTGAGGGCGACGAAGACGATGGCGACCACGGAGGCCCAGAAGATTGGCTTCTGGAAGAGCGTGGTTGCACCATCATCTGGGATGACGGTTGCGCCGTAGACGAGGCCTTCGAGTTCGGCGTCGCTCTTGGGCTTGGTCATGAAGCTGACGGCGACCGTTACGCCCACGCAGATGAGCCAGCTCCAGAGGGCACGGAAAAGGTTTTCGGCCATCGGCTGCGCATCGGGAGAGAGGGCGATGTGCGCAAGCGCTGCCTTGCCGCCTTCGTGTACGTAGACGAACATCGCGACGGAGCTTGCTGTGCCTGCGAGCAGACCCCAGAAACCGCCAGCTTTGGTGGCGCGCTTCCACAACATGCCGAGAATGACGGTGCCGAAGAGCGGTGCGATGAAGAAGCTGAAGAGCGCCTGCACGTAGTCCATGATGGAAGACGCGTTGGCAAGGATGTAGGCGCTGGCGATGGAGATCAACATGCCCACGACGGTGGACCAGCGGCCCATGGCGACGTAGTGCTTATCGCTGGCCTTCTTGTTGATGTACGCGCCGTAGAGGTCGTAGGTCCAGACGGTGGAGAAGGCGGAAACGTTGCCGGCCATACCGCTCATGAAACCAGCGACGAGCGCCGTAATGCCGAGACCAAGCAGGCCGGGACCGCAGTAACGCACGAGCATCAGCGGAAGGACTTCGTCATAAGCGTGCTGATGGGTGACGCGGGCAACGTCGCCGGGGACGAGGTGCATGATGCTGCCGTCGGGGTTCTTCAACACAGAGAGAGCGAGCAGGCCGGGCACGATGACGATGAGCGGGACAGCCATCTTGAACGCTGCCCCGATGACGGGAGCCATCTTCGCGGCGCGCAGGTTGTTGGCCGACAGAACACGCTGGACGACGAGGAAGTCGGTAGTCCAGTAGCCAAAGCTGACGACCGCACCGAGCCCGAAGATGAGGCCGAACCAGTTGACGCCCATCGGGTTCGAAGCGAAGCTCCCGGTTGTCGCCCAGAGGTGCGTGTAGTTGGTGTTGCCGACGTTGTGCGCGATCTGCGCTTTCAGGTTGCTCCAGCCACCGGCCTCGATGAGGCCGAGGATGGGGATGAGCGCGGCCCCGGCCCAGATAAGGATGAACTGCAGAACCTCATTGATAATGGCCGAGCGCAGGCCACCGAGCATGACATAGATGGCAACGGTGACGGCCCCGACCCAGATGCTGAAGGTGATGTTCCAGCCGAGGATCGTCTTCATAACGACGGCCATGGCATACATGTTCACGCCGGACATGAGGATCGTCATGACGCCAAAGCTGACAGCCGAGACGCCGCGTGCGCCTTCGCCGAAGCGCAGCTGCAGGTAGCCGGGGACGGAGTGCGTCTTCGAGATGTAATAGAACGGCATCATGACGATGCCGAGGAAGAGCATCGCCGGAATCGCGCCGATCCAGTACCAGTGCGTCGCGAGGATGCCGTACTGGTACGCCGAGCCAGCCCAGCCCATCAGCTCCAGCGAGCCGAGGTTGGCAGAGACGAAGCTGAGGCCCGCGATCCAGGCGCTCATCTCACGGCCCGCGAGGAAGAACTCTTCGCTGGTATTTGTGGAACCCTTCACGTAAAAGCCGATGAAGATGACGACCGCGAAGTAGAGCACGAGGATGAGGATGTCGACCGGCGACAGGTGCAGGGTCGGCGTGCTGGATTGAAAGAGCGCAAGCGAGGCGAAAAGCGGCATAGTTGAAGATTTCCCGGGCTAACGAACGATTTCGGCTTGGGGATAACTGTGTTGCAGTTGCTGGTTGTATGTCGCTCGAGCTGCGGCGTATGCCGCGCGAAGTTCGGGGCGAGGACGTGCTGTTTCGTCGGTGCGCAGCTTGACGAGACGTGCAGCGATCTCGTTGAACTCCGCAGATTGACCCTTGTATGTGACGACAGCCACCATAGCCTGAATGACCGCCCCGAGACAACCTGCCTCTAGTTCGATTGGCACGTGAATCTCTGCGCCGGTTGCGTCGGCGAGCATCTGACGCCAGGCACGGGAACGCGCTCCGCCGCCGATGAGGTGAATCGAATCAGCAGCCTGACCTTCAAGAATCAAATCAAGCCCATTCAGGATGCCGAAGCTGATGCCTTCCACCGCTGCGCGAATAAGATGCGCGGGCGTGAAGTTCACCGGAGAGACGCCATGCAGCGAACCCTTTGCGGCCGGCAGGTCGGGTGTGCGCTCGCCGTTCAGGAAAGGCAGGAAGACGAGGCCGTCGGCTCCCGGCGCGGTGGCGTCGAGCGCGGGGTCAATGTCTGCGACGGTCTTGCCGAGAAGTTGCACGGTGCCGGTGACGACGTTGGTGGCGTTCATGGTGCAAACCAGCGGCAGCCAGCCGCCGGAAGACGAGCAAAATGAGGCGACGTTGCCGGTGGGGTCGAGCACGGGCTGGTCGCGGAAGGAGTAGACCGTGGACGACGTCCCGAGGCTGAGCGTGACGATGCCTTCACGGACGTTGCCAGTGCCGATCGCACCCATCATGTTGTCGCCGCCGCCGGAGCTGACAAGGCAGGAGGAAGACAGGCCGAACTCTGCAGCGACTTCTGCTCGCAGCGTGCCGACAACTTCCGTGGAGTCGATGAGCGAGGGCAGCGCAGCGAAGAGCTGGCCACTGCCACCGTCGATGGCGTCGAGGACCTCGCGCGTCCAGCTGCGGGTGCGGACGTCAAAGAACGCGGTGCCGCTGGCGTCGCCGTACTCGGCGCGCATCTGGCCAGTCAGCCAGTAGTTGAGGTACTCGTGCGGAAGCAGGATGTGGCGGACGCGAGCAAAGTTCGCGGGCTCGTGCTCGGCGAGCCAGAGCAGCTTGCTGACGGTGTAGCCGGTGAGCGGAACGATGCCAAAGCGCTCGAAGAAGGCTTCCCGGCCGCCGAGACGGCGGATGATTTCGGCGTTCTCGGGGGCGGTCTGCGTGTCGTTCCAAAGCTTGGCGGGGCGGATAACCTCGCAGGCTTCGTCGAGCACGACGAGGCCGTGCTGCTGACCGCTGACGCCGAGGCCCTCGATGGCAGGATACCCGGCCTCCTCGAGCGCTTGTTTGACGGCGAGGCACAGAGCATCGACCCACCACTGCGGCTGTTGCTCGCGCGCACCGTCGGCACGTTCAATGAGTTCATGCCGCGCGTAGCCGCGACCATGCACGGTGCCATCCGAGGCAACAACGAGCGCCTTGGTTCCCTGTGTTCCGCAATCAATTCCGATGTACATCGTTCACCAGTCCAGCCTTCAGAGCGTTTGCTGTGTGAATTGTTTGTTGGGAGCAAATAAATTCGCCAGCAAAGCCGTTTACGAAAGTATGCGAACGATATCGGAGTCAGGAGAGGATGGTCAAGAGTCTTGTTCATGGATTTATTTCAGGAAGTAGAACTGCCTGATGGAGACAGCCGATCCTGTTTCTGCGAACAACCTATCGCGAGATGGAACTCGGTGGGTGGGCGCTTGCTTGACGCTGTACCAGGAGACTGCGGTCGCGGAAGGGCGTGGGGTTATGGCAGGGCGAAGGCTTATGCCCTGCCGTTTTCAGGCTTCCTTCAGGGGCTGCGTTGAGGGCTTCTGCCGTAGAGGAAGGACGATGTATTCTCAGATAGAGAAGGAAATGCGATGAACGCTACGGGAATGCAAGCGAGCATGGCCATGTATGCCCCAGGCGGCAACGGGCCAGAGTTGGAGCGCGGAGCCTAAGGGCTTCCTCCTGCACTGAGCAGCTGTCTGGGGCAACCTGCAAACGACGACTCTCAACCAAAACCTGTCGCATTCCCCGATGGAGAATCCCGTGTCCGAACGTCCTGATTTTGATCCGTCCACATTAGTTATTCACTCCAATCGCAGCTACGAGAAGCAGTCGAACTCGATTCTCTTCCCGATTCACCAGACGGCGACGTACATCCACGAGAGCGTGGGTGTGACGAAGGGTTATGGCTACTCGCGCGGGGCGAACCCGACGGTGAATGCGCTGGAGCAGGCCATTGCTGCCGTGGAAGGAACGGCGCAGGCGCTGTGCTTCCGCTCAGGTATGTCGGCGATTACGACGCTTTGCTTCGGCCTGCTGAAGGCGGGCGATCATGTGTTGCTTTCTGACGTGATCTACGGCGGCACGATTCGGCTGTTTCACCAAGTGCTGACGAACTTCGGCGTGGAGTACAGCTTTGCCGATACGTCTTCGGCAGAGGCTGCGGAGAAGGCCCTGCGGCCGAACACGAAGCTGCTGTTTATTGAGACGCCTGCGAACCCGACGCTGAAGCTTTCGGATGTTCGCGCGATGGCGGACCTGGCGCACTCGCGCAAGGACCTGCTGCTGGCGGTGGACAATACGTTTCTGACGCCGCTGCTGCAGAACTGCCTGGACATGGGGGCGGACATCTCGATGCTGTCGACGACGAAGTATATCGACGGCCACAATGCGACGATTGGCGGCTCGCTGGCGACGCACAACGAAGAGATTACCGAGCGGCTGCGCTTTGTGCGCAAGATCATCGGCAGCATTCAGGCGCCGTTCGATTCGTGGCTGGCGCTGCAGGGCATCAAGACGCTGCCCGCGCGGCTGGCTATCCACTGCGAGCACGCGATGCAGGTGGCGACGTGGCTGGAGAAGCAGCCGCATGTGCTGAAGGTGAACTATCCCGGATTGCCGTCGTTCCCGCAGCATGAGCTGGCGAAGAAGCAGCAGAAGAACTTTGGCGGCATGATGTCGTTCGAACTGGATGCGAGCACCGAAGTGTCCATGCGCTTTATGGAGTCGCTGAAGCTTTGCACCTGCGCGGAGAGCCTGGGCAGCGTGGAGACACTGGTGACGAAATCCGGCGACGGCTTCGCACTGCGATCTGCCGCTGGCCGAGCGTGAGAGGCTGGGCATTACGGACCGCCTGATCCGCTTGTCCGTTGGGCTGGAAGCTCCGAAGGATTTGATTGCGGACTTCGAGCAGGCGTTTGAGGCGACGTTCGGCAAGAGCTAGAGGAGATTGCGAATGAACTGGCGCACGAAGTTGATGCATCCCGGACGCACTGCGCCGGATGGGTTCGAGTCTCTGGCGGTGCCGACGTATCGCGGCTCTACCGTGGTGTTCCCTTCGCAGGAAGGTGTGCGCGACGGCTGGCAGGTCCATGAGACGAGCTACTCCTATGGAAGCTATGGGACGCCGACGACGGCAGAGCTGTCGGTGCGTCTCGCAGAGCTTGAAGGCGCGCAACATACGTTTCTGACGCCCAATGGGCAGTCGGCGATCGCGTTGATTCATCTGGCGTTCGCTTCGGCCGGGGACCACGTGCTGCTGCCTCGGAACGCCTACGGAACGAACCAGGACATTGCTTCCGGCATGCTGGCCCGCTTTGGCATCGAGGTAGAGCCTTATGACCCGTTGATTGGTGCGGGCATTGCCGGGCTCATTCGACCGACGACGGTGCTGATCTGGTGCGAGAGCCCGGGGTCGATCACGATGGAGATTCAGGATGTGCCGGGCATTGTGGCCGCGGCGCATGAGCGCGGTGTGCTGGTCGCTTTGGACAATACGTACTCAGCAGGTGTGCTGTTTGACGCCTTTGCGCATGGCGTGGATGTGAGTATGCAGGCGCTGACGAAGTATGTGGGCGGGCATAGCGATCTGCTGCTGGGCTCAGTCTCGGTGAACTCCGAGATCGCGTACGCGAAGGTGGGAGAGGCACATCGGCTGCTGGGCATGGCGGTTTCGCCGGATGAGTGTGCGCTGGCGCTGCGCGGGCTGCAGACGCTGGGTGTACGGCTGGAGAAGATGGAAGCGTCCGCGCTGCGCCTTGCCCTGTGGCTTGCAGAGCAGCCGATGGTGGAGCGTGTGCTGCATCCGGCGTTGCCTTCCTGCGGCGGGCATGAGTTTTGGACGAGAGACTTTCATGGCTCGGCCAGCCTGTTCTCGATCGTGTTTCAAGAAGGCACCACGCAGGAGCAGGCGAACGCGTTTGTGGATGCCCTGCGGCTGTTCAAGATTGGCTGGAGCTGGGGCGGGACGACGAGCATGGTGATGGCGTATCCCAGGCTGAAGCGTGCGAATGGCAAGCTGGTGCGGTTGCATATTGGGCTGGAGGACGCGGGAGACCTGCTCGCGGACATCAAGGGCGCGTTGCAATTGACGTTTTCTACGGACGTGATTCGCGCTTGAGGTAGTGGTGTCAGCCAAGATGCAGTAATCGACAAACGAAGAGGGCGATGGCGGATAGCCATCGCCCTCTTTGTTGCTGTTGCGGCTTAGGGCTTGACGCCGTACTGGCCAGAGGAGAGGACGGGGTTGGTAGGAGCAGCGACGCCGAGGATCTGCACGAGTGCCGCAGGCTTGGAGGAAGAGCCGCTGCCGGAGTCGAGCACCCAAAGTGCACCGGCGCGGTCGACCTCGAGGTACGAGGGCTCGTAGAGCGAGTGTGCGGTGTCGACGGGGGTCGGGATGAAGCCTTTGGCGCCGGAGAGGAAGGATGCTGTGGTCTGGTTGTACTCGACCACTGAGCTGTTGCCGGTGTTGGCGATGAAGAGGTTGTTGTTGCCGTCGACGACGATCTGCGTGGGCTCATCGAGCCCTGCAGTGGAACTGTCGATGGCGGTGCCAGCCGTGGTGGCCGTGATGTTGCCGGGGACGTAGCTGATGGCTGCGGCGGTCTTCGAGCCGCAGTCGCTGGAGCTTCCGCCAGCGGTCACGAACCATGCTTTGGCCGTGTTATCGACCGCGACGGAGATGGTGCCGCAGGCGGTGTTGGAGGAGGGATCAGAGACCTCGATGCCGAGGCCGGTGATCTGGATAGGGTTGCCCGCGCTGCCAGTACCGCCGGTGGCTGCGGCGGCGGCGTTGGCGCTGGGCGTGACGGTGAAGAGCTGAGCCACGTTATCGTTGATCGCCGTCATCCAGATGTTGCCGGTGTTGACGTCAAAGGCTGTTCCACGGGAGCCGCCGACCGTGCCGGTGGGTTGCGGGACGGTGTGCGTGCTAAAGGTGTTGGCCGGAGCGAAGGCTGCGCCGGAGACAAACTCCACCAGAGAGCAGCCGACCGAAGCGCAGGAGGACTTGGAGTAGCTGGAGGTCCAGACGTTGCCTAAAGCGTCCGTGGCGATGCCGTAGGTGTTGTCGTCGGTGTTGCTGACCGGCGACTGATCGTAGTTGAGAAAGACGGTGTCGCCGGCAGCGGTCAGTTCATAGACGCCGGTGACGTTGCCGTCGGAGAGGAAGAGGTTGCCGGAGTTGTCGAAGGCCATCTCGCGGAGAGCATCGCCGCTGTCCACGCCTGAGAGCAAATTGGATTCCTCGATTGGCGTCCCTTGCGGGGTGAAGTCGATGAGGTAGCCGCTGCCCGCGACGTAAACGGTGTCGTCGGCTGAGATGCCGAGTCCCGAGGTCGAGAGCATCGTCGGATCGGTGTATGCGACGCCGACCGTCCAGTCCGTGGGCGCAGCGGTGAGTGCGGGAGTGACGCTGAAGGCCGGGGTCGAGCTGACGAGGCCGAAGATCGTGCTGACGTTGTTTGCCGGGTAGCGCGCGATGTTCAGAGCAGCCTGCCAGACGTTGACAGGCACGGGCGAGCCAGAGACAGGGGCCGTTGTTGCCGCGAAGAGTGAGGTGCAGGCGTCGCTGGAGGACGAGATGCTGTTCACGCAGGGCTGCAGGATGTTCGCAAGTTCGTGGAGAATGTTCTGCGGAACGACGCCGGCGGTGTTGCTGGGCGTGACCGAGTAGGCGAGGCCCGAAACGGTGTTCACGATGTTCAGCGAGTTGCCGAAAGCATCTGCGAGGCCCTGCGCGTTCGTGCTGCTGGTTGTGACGCCAGGCATCGCGGTGCCAGCGGTGACGGCGGCTTCCGTCATGCCTGTGCCGTTGGCGGGAAGGAATCCGCTGAGGGCATAGGCGGCGGCGACGGTGGTGACTTCGTCGATGTTCACGACGGTCTGGCTTGAGACAAGGCTGCAGGAGCCGAGGGCGGCGACGAGGAAGATGCCGGAGTTATCCGTGCCCGAGGCTGCACCGGGGTTTCCGCCTGTCGCGACCATGTAGGCCATCTGGCCGGAGGGGCAGGTGGCGCTGGAGGTGATGGAGAAGTTGCCGTTGATGTCCGTTGTCGTGGTCGCGAGCGGCGTTACGGTGCCGTCGTACCCGGTGCTGGAGGTCGCGTACAGCGCGATGTTGCTGCCGGTGACAGGCTGCTGACCGCCGTAGACCGTGCCGGAAACGATGGCAGCCGTGGTGGTGGTCTGCGTGGTGCTGGAGGTGCTTCCGCAGCCAGCAAGAACGAGGCTGACAAGCGATGCCAACATGACGCGGGCGGCAACGTGGCGCCCTCTTGATTCCAAAGTAACTCGCAGCATCCGTGAACCCCGAAGGTGTGACATGCAGGCGCGCGAGCGTTTCAACTGACGCAGCCCTGAAATTGCCAGTAATCCTATGTGGGGTAGACGGCGATGCCGCCAGCCGGGTTTCGGCCTTAGATTACAGCGGGATGAATACAGAGGGACGTTCCGTCGGGCAGGAGGAAAGTGTCGAGGCAGCCCGGTGAAATAGTGCCGCATCGGATGAGTACGCCTGACGTTATGAAGCGCGAGCGATGGAGCGACGCCCGAAGCCGTATTGATGACAACCACCCTCATTCTGATCATTTGCGCGACGAGCATCCTGCTGATGCTCGTTCGGCCGAAGAAGATCGCGGAGATCTATTGGGTCGGCGGTGGGGCGTTGCTGCTTCTGCTGCTAAGGCTGA carries:
- the xylB gene encoding xylulokinase encodes the protein MYIGIDCGTQGTKALVVASDGTVHGRGYARHELIERADGAREQQPQWWVDALCLAVKQALEEAGYPAIEGLGVSGQQHGLVVLDEACEVIRPAKLWNDTQTAPENAEIIRRLGGREAFFERFGIVPLTGYTVSKLLWLAEHEPANFARVRHILLPHEYLNYWLTGQMRAEYGDASGTAFFDVRTRSWTREVLDAIDGGSGQLFAALPSLIDSTEVVGTLRAEVAAEFGLSSSCLVSSGGGDNMMGAIGTGNVREGIVTLSLGTSSTVYSFRDQPVLDPTGNVASFCSSSGGWLPLVCTMNATNVVTGTVQLLGKTVADIDPALDATAPGADGLVFLPFLNGERTPDLPAAKGSLHGVSPVNFTPAHLIRAAVEGISFGILNGLDLILEGQAADSIHLIGGGARSRAWRQMLADATGAEIHVPIELEAGCLGAVIQAMVAVVTYKGQSAEFNEIAARLVKLRTDETARPRPELRAAYAAARATYNQQLQHSYPQAEIVR
- a CDS encoding cystathionine beta-lyase codes for the protein MNWRTKLMHPGRTAPDGFESLAVPTYRGSTVVFPSQEGVRDGWQVHETSYSYGSYGTPTTAELSVRLAELEGAQHTFLTPNGQSAIALIHLAFASAGDHVLLPRNAYGTNQDIASGMLARFGIEVEPYDPLIGAGIAGLIRPTTVLIWCESPGSITMEIQDVPGIVAAAHERGVLVALDNTYSAGVLFDAFAHGVDVSMQALTKYVGGHSDLLLGSVSVNSEIAYAKVGEAHRLLGMAVSPDECALALRGLQTLGVRLEKMEASALRLALWLAEQPMVERVLHPALPSCGGHEFWTRDFHGSASLFSIVFQEGTTQEQANAFVDALRLFKIGWSWGGTTSMVMAYPRLKRANGKLVRLHIGLEDAGDLLADIKGALQLTFSTDVIRA
- a CDS encoding sodium:solute symporter family protein, whose amino-acid sequence is MPLFASLALFQSSTPTLHLSPVDILILVLYFAVVIFIGFYVKGSTNTSEEFFLAGREMSAWIAGLSFVSANLGSLELMGWAGSAYQYGILATHWYWIGAIPAMLFLGIVMMPFYYISKTHSVPGYLQLRFGEGARGVSAVSFGVMTILMSGVNMYAMAVVMKTILGWNITFSIWVGAVTVAIYVMLGGLRSAIINEVLQFILIWAGAALIPILGLIEAGGWSNLKAQIAHNVGNTNYTHLWATTGSFASNPMGVNWFGLIFGLGAVVSFGYWTTDFLVVQRVLSANNLRAAKMAPVIGAAFKMAVPLIVIVPGLLALSVLKNPDGSIMHLVPGDVARVTHQHAYDEVLPLMLVRYCGPGLLGLGITALVAGFMSGMAGNVSAFSTVWTYDLYGAYINKKASDKHYVAMGRWSTVVGMLISIASAYILANASSIMDYVQALFSFFIAPLFGTVILGMLWKRATKAGGFWGLLAGTASSVAMFVYVHEGGKAALAHIALSPDAQPMAENLFRALWSWLICVGVTVAVSFMTKPKSDAELEGLVYGATVIPDDGATTLFQKPIFWASVVAIVFVALNIAFF
- a CDS encoding aminotransferase class I/II-fold pyridoxal phosphate-dependent enzyme codes for the protein MSERPDFDPSTLVIHSNRSYEKQSNSILFPIHQTATYIHESVGVTKGYGYSRGANPTVNALEQAIAAVEGTAQALCFRSGMSAITTLCFGLLKAGDHVLLSDVIYGGTIRLFHQVLTNFGVEYSFADTSSAEAAEKALRPNTKLLFIETPANPTLKLSDVRAMADLAHSRKDLLLAVDNTFLTPLLQNCLDMGADISMLSTTKYIDGHNATIGGSLATHNEEITERLRFVRKIIGSIQAPFDSWLALQGIKTLPARLAIHCEHAMQVATWLEKQPHVLKVNYPGLPSFPQHELAKKQQKNFGGMMSFELDASTEVSMRFMESLKLCTCAESLGSVETLVTKSGDGFALRSAAGRA
- a CDS encoding PLP-dependent transferase, whose translation is MTDRLIRLSVGLEAPKDLIADFEQAFEATFGKS